One segment of Apus apus isolate bApuApu2 chromosome 1, bApuApu2.pri.cur, whole genome shotgun sequence DNA contains the following:
- the NIPA1 gene encoding magnesium transporter NIPA1 isoform X1: MRMAVGAAAAGEGAAQSPGPAAVSLGLSVAVVSSLVNGSTFVLQKKGIVRARGRGTSYLTDIVWWSGTIAMALGQIGNFLAYTAVPTVLVTPLGALGVPFGSILASYLLKEKLNILGKLGCLLSCAGSVVLIIHSPKSESVTTQAELEEKLTNPVFVGYLCIVLLMLLLLIFWIAPAHGPTNIMVYISICSLLGSFTVPSTKGIGLAAQDIFHNNPSSQRALYLCLVLLAVLGCSIIIQFRYINKALECFDSSVFGAIYYVVFTTLVLLASAILFREWNNVGVVDFLGMACGFTTVSIGIVLIQVFKEFNFNIGDLNKPNMKTD; encoded by the exons atGCGGATGGCGGTCGGTGCGGCAGCAGCGGGCGAAGGGGCAGCGCAaagccccggccccgccgccgtGTCTCTAGGCTTAAGCGTGGCCGTGGTCTCCAGCCTGGTGAACGGCTCCACCTTCGTCCTGCAGAAGAAGGGGATCGTGCGGGCCCGCGGGAGAG GTACTTCGTACTTAACAGATATAGTATGGTGGTCTGGCACTATTGCaa TGGCTCTGGGTCAAATAGGGAATTTCTTGGCCTACACTGCAGTTCCAACTGTGCTAGTGACGCCCTTGGGAGCTCTTGGCGTTCCATTTGG GTCTATTTTAGCTTCTTacttactgaaagaaaagctgaacatTCTTGGCAAGCTGGGATGTTTGCTGAGCTGCGCTGGGTCTGTTGTTCTCATCATCCACTCCCCTAAGTCTGAGAGTGTAACGACTCAGGCTGAGCTTGAAGAGAAGCTTACGAATCCAG ttttcgTGGGTTATCTCTGCATAGTGCTGCTCATGCTTCTCCTCCTTATCTTCTGGATAGCTCCAGCTCATGGACCTACTAATATCATGGTTTACATCAGTATTTGCTCTCTGTTGGGCAGTTTCACTGTTCCCAGCACAAAAGGCATTGGGCTGGCTGCTCAAGATATCTTTCACAATAACCCCTCAAGTCAAAGGGCTCTGTACCTCTGTCTGGTACTTCTGGCAGTATTAGGATGTAGCATTATCATTCAGTTCAGATACATCAATAAGGCACTGGAATGTTTTGACTCCTCTGTGTTTGGTGCCATCTACTATGTTGTGTTTACCaccctagtcctgctggcttCAGCCATCCTTTTCAGGGAATGGAATAATGTAGGAGTAGTTGATTTCTTGGGAATGGCTTGTGGATTCACCACAGTATCTATTGGAATTGTTCTTATACAAGTCTTCAAGGAATTCAACTTCAATATTGGGGATTTAAATAAACCTAACATGaagacagattaa
- the NIPA1 gene encoding magnesium transporter NIPA1 isoform X2, whose amino-acid sequence MALGQIGNFLAYTAVPTVLVTPLGALGVPFGSILASYLLKEKLNILGKLGCLLSCAGSVVLIIHSPKSESVTTQAELEEKLTNPVFVGYLCIVLLMLLLLIFWIAPAHGPTNIMVYISICSLLGSFTVPSTKGIGLAAQDIFHNNPSSQRALYLCLVLLAVLGCSIIIQFRYINKALECFDSSVFGAIYYVVFTTLVLLASAILFREWNNVGVVDFLGMACGFTTVSIGIVLIQVFKEFNFNIGDLNKPNMKTD is encoded by the exons a TGGCTCTGGGTCAAATAGGGAATTTCTTGGCCTACACTGCAGTTCCAACTGTGCTAGTGACGCCCTTGGGAGCTCTTGGCGTTCCATTTGG GTCTATTTTAGCTTCTTacttactgaaagaaaagctgaacatTCTTGGCAAGCTGGGATGTTTGCTGAGCTGCGCTGGGTCTGTTGTTCTCATCATCCACTCCCCTAAGTCTGAGAGTGTAACGACTCAGGCTGAGCTTGAAGAGAAGCTTACGAATCCAG ttttcgTGGGTTATCTCTGCATAGTGCTGCTCATGCTTCTCCTCCTTATCTTCTGGATAGCTCCAGCTCATGGACCTACTAATATCATGGTTTACATCAGTATTTGCTCTCTGTTGGGCAGTTTCACTGTTCCCAGCACAAAAGGCATTGGGCTGGCTGCTCAAGATATCTTTCACAATAACCCCTCAAGTCAAAGGGCTCTGTACCTCTGTCTGGTACTTCTGGCAGTATTAGGATGTAGCATTATCATTCAGTTCAGATACATCAATAAGGCACTGGAATGTTTTGACTCCTCTGTGTTTGGTGCCATCTACTATGTTGTGTTTACCaccctagtcctgctggcttCAGCCATCCTTTTCAGGGAATGGAATAATGTAGGAGTAGTTGATTTCTTGGGAATGGCTTGTGGATTCACCACAGTATCTATTGGAATTGTTCTTATACAAGTCTTCAAGGAATTCAACTTCAATATTGGGGATTTAAATAAACCTAACATGaagacagattaa